One genomic region from Macrobrachium rosenbergii isolate ZJJX-2024 chromosome 1, ASM4041242v1, whole genome shotgun sequence encodes:
- the LOC136838763 gene encoding solute carrier family 22 member 2-like has translation MAIAAGLDGVLTYLGTPHPRVTIHLLLTIGMAVLGLGSIEVSTLLPLPLYSCWGGLMPKDLNKRVCSGVSLLPEVRHDDQRLVFVCGDKAWQPNTFPGAILIGVRVFVALLAGICMDMFGRRRSVVAWMGLYFVVAFARAFSPNAEAVVFCVTIEGAAAQASTLALLLLATEGSTQKECVRSACLVLLGHAVGVAAGAPLITTYVPRSVYKQMARSLPALVFVLFLIALPESARWAVCRGRIHEAIKILKRSHHMAFDPTVQSKLSSLYQEHKLSVGQYKCSGQALRESLQPIFRTRRIFVVFLLFALCGLAAGCAVSAVFLYDPATFNSFEDRQVALGVIEFFALLMMGLTVSRLSVKFVLVALMCCVSVALLLVPLLEEASVGSCGGQLFFTCLGHMCVVMTTVWLGVGAIRMTPTHSRGAVLGFTFAMATLGHALAYLDIAHALSFITHWGIYGEVVVWALVSFIGGLLILMLPKMPKCLPDTITHMIFYKIEEEKPEEYEESQNTQL, from the exons ATGGCTATTGCTGCAGGGTTGGACGGCGTCCTGACATACCTAGGAACACCCCATCCACGGGTCACCATTCATCTCCTCCTGACAATAG GTATGGCAGTGTTAGGACTGGGGTCCATTGAAGTGTCAACACTCCTGCCGCTCCCACTATACAGCTGTTGGGGAGGTTTGATGCCTAAAGACTTGAACAAAAG AGTATGTAGTGGAGTATCTCTTCTGCCAGAAGTACGCCATGATGACCAGCGTCTG GTTTTTGTTTGTGGTGACAAAGCGTGGCAGCCCAACACCTTCCCAGGAGCTATACTCATCGGAGTACGAGTGTTCGTGGCACTGCTAGCTGGCATCTGCATGGATATGTTTGGCCGCAGAAGGTCTGTTGTTGCCTGGATGGGCCTGTACTTCGTCGTGGCATTTGCTCGAGCATTCTCACCAAACGCAGAGGCTGTAGTGTTCTGTGTCACGATTGAAGGGGCGGCTGCACAGGCATCTACACTTGCACTTCTTTTGCTTG CTACAGAAGGGAGCACCCAAAAAGAATGTGTTCGATCTGCCTGTTTGGTGCTACTGGGCCACGCCGTAGGGGTGGCAGCTGGAGCACCGCTCATCACCACATATGTTCCAAGATCTGTTTACAAGCAGATGGCTCGAAGCTTACCTGCGCTTGTGTTCGTCTTATTTTTGAT AGCTCTGCCTGAAAGCGCGCGTTGGGCTGTGTGTCGAGGGAGGATCCACGAAGCTATAAAAATACTCAAGAGATCTCACCACATGGCCTTTGACCCGACAGTTCAGTCGAAGCTGTCGTCCCTTTACCAAGAG caCAAATTGTCAGTGGGGCAGTACAAATGTTCTGGACAAGCTCTGCGGGAGTCCCTGCAGCCCATTTTTCGGACGCGCAGGATTTTTGTGGTGTTCCTGCTGTTTGCCCTCTGTGGCCTAGCTGCTGGATGTGCTGTCAGCGCTGTCTTCTTATATGACCCAGCAACATTTAACAG CTTTGAGGACCGGCAAGTTGCCCTCGGAGTCATTGAATTCTTTGCCCTGTTGATGATGGGTCTGACTGTGTCGCGCCTCTCGGTCAAGTTCGTCCTTGTGGCGTTAATGTGCTGTGTCTCTGTCGCCCTGCTGCTTGTGCCGCTGTTGGAGGAAG CAAGTGTTGGCAGCTGCGGAGGCCAGCTATTCTTCACGTGTCTCGGCCACATGTGTGTGGTCATGACTACAGTATGGCTGGGCGTGGGCGCCATCAGAATGACTCCCACCCACTCTAGGGGCGCAGTGCTGGGATTCACCTTCGCTATGGCCACGCTTGGACATGCGCTTGCTTATCTAGATATCGCTCATGCTTTG TCATTCATAACTCACTGGGGCATCTATGGTGAAGTTGTGGTATGGGCACTGGTGAGTTTTATTGGAGGGCTGTTGATTCTTATGCTTCCAAAAATGCCAAAATGCCTCCCGGACACAATTACTCATATGATTTTCTACAAAATAGA GGAGGAGAAGCCGGAGGAGTATGAAGAGAGTCAAAACACACAGCTATAA